A region from the Azospirillum thermophilum genome encodes:
- a CDS encoding GGDEF domain-containing protein → MNAMAAVMNAKAQSDATPAFGGNGWTPVALASRVGLLRGTESYLLDETVAMLAEAKETIAQQQERIAYLESLTMTDELTGLLNRRGFYSHFRRELASARRSGSAGGMLVMIDLDGFKAINDTHGHLAGDSYLRQVARVIVSHVRQEDVVARLGGDEFAVLLTNTDVQTGLARARQLMRIADAQVVEWGGHSLPVRFSIGTQPYGAEDNEDEVIRRADAMMYGNKGARRRSSRKVTPLPAVKRLAGMPEAAHCRPARRQRTG, encoded by the coding sequence ATGAATGCCATGGCTGCCGTCATGAATGCCAAAGCCCAATCCGACGCGACCCCCGCGTTCGGCGGTAATGGCTGGACTCCGGTTGCGCTGGCGTCGCGTGTCGGTCTGTTGCGGGGGACCGAGAGCTATCTGCTCGACGAGACCGTCGCAATGCTGGCCGAGGCGAAGGAGACGATCGCGCAGCAGCAGGAGCGCATCGCCTATCTCGAAAGCCTGACCATGACCGACGAGCTGACCGGCCTGCTGAACCGGCGCGGATTCTACAGCCATTTCCGGCGCGAGCTGGCGTCGGCGCGGCGCAGCGGCTCGGCCGGCGGCATGCTGGTGATGATCGACCTGGACGGGTTCAAGGCCATCAACGACACCCATGGCCATCTCGCCGGCGACAGCTATCTGCGGCAGGTGGCGCGGGTGATCGTGTCGCATGTCCGGCAGGAGGATGTGGTCGCCCGGCTGGGCGGCGACGAGTTCGCCGTGCTGCTGACCAACACCGACGTGCAGACCGGCCTCGCCCGTGCCCGCCAGCTCATGAGGATCGCCGACGCCCAGGTGGTGGAGTGGGGCGGCCACAGCCTGCCGGTCCGCTTTTCCATCGGGACCCAGCCCTACGGCGCCGAGGACAACGAGGACGAGGTGATCCGGCGCGCCGACGCCATGATGTACGGCAACAAGGGCGCCCGGCGGCGGAGCAGCCGCAAGGTGACGCCGCTGCCGGCGGTCAAGCGCCTCGCCGGCATGCCGGAAGCCGCCCATTGCCGGCCGGCCCGGCGCCAGCGCACCGGCTGA
- a CDS encoding ATP-binding protein — MPPAVAPPSILTRRTEPDICAREPIHVPGSIQPLGALLAFGPEDGRILVCSANCAAFLGVAPEDLLGRGAAAAGLAGLDGLIRDLAGLPAGQRGQGVHATLHAAGGEPLAAMLHEHAGRLILELERPTPERQGWLEAELHNRLARDLNALRDAPTFEDLGARAAAAVRRLTGLERVLVYRFDAAGDGDVVAEDKVADWDQSFLGFRFPASDIPSQARALYALSRIRAVADRDAVPVPLLAAPGTEGDRPLDLTFAQLRSLSPVHLDYHRNMGVNGSLSVSIMKGGVLWGLIVGHHRRPHAIGPAERVLTGVVADAFSLGLEATESAVERAARAEHVALHARLLEQIAGADNFVDAITRGPVTLTDLFYASSGAAVVDGEKVVTLGDAPPQGALKPLVAWLRAAVREDVYATDCLSAVFPSFAAFTDRASGLLVLFLGENRQHAILWFRPELPRTIAWGGDPNKPLDPQNPTLVLPRQSFERWLEVKRGHSRPWPAWKLEIARSLRAALTDVILRQLRRDADLQAEMLRANRAKSDFLSNMSHELRTPLNAVIGYSELLLESLSGTLSDRQRASMQSIAVAGRHLLDLVNDILDLSKIEAGRFELAEETIDLVETIGQIHATVERSLGDGGLRFEAVLPSPGPRLLGDAKAVRQMLLNLVTNAITHTPAGGRILVSVAVEADGLDVAVEDTGIGIAPEHQALVFEPFRQVAGAGAPRRGQGGGTGLGLPIVRSLVEAHGGRISLSSEAGRGCRFVLHFPAGRVVQAPLHI; from the coding sequence ATGCCTCCGGCCGTCGCGCCCCCATCGATCCTGACCCGGCGGACCGAGCCGGACATCTGCGCCCGCGAACCCATCCATGTTCCGGGCAGCATCCAGCCGCTGGGCGCGCTGCTCGCCTTCGGTCCCGAAGACGGCCGCATCCTCGTCTGCAGCGCCAACTGCGCCGCCTTCCTCGGCGTGGCGCCGGAGGATCTGCTGGGCCGCGGCGCGGCGGCGGCCGGGCTCGCCGGCCTCGACGGGCTGATCCGCGACTTGGCCGGTCTTCCCGCCGGGCAGCGCGGGCAGGGGGTGCACGCCACCCTGCACGCGGCCGGCGGCGAACCGCTCGCCGCCATGCTGCACGAGCATGCCGGGCGGCTGATCCTGGAACTGGAGCGGCCGACTCCGGAGCGGCAGGGCTGGCTGGAGGCGGAACTGCACAACCGCCTCGCCCGCGACCTCAACGCGCTGCGCGACGCCCCGACCTTCGAGGATCTCGGTGCCCGCGCGGCCGCGGCGGTGCGGCGCCTGACCGGGCTGGAGCGCGTTCTGGTCTACCGCTTCGACGCGGCGGGCGACGGCGACGTGGTGGCCGAGGACAAGGTCGCCGACTGGGACCAGTCCTTCCTGGGCTTCCGCTTTCCGGCCTCCGACATTCCCTCCCAGGCGCGGGCGCTCTATGCGCTGAGCCGAATCCGTGCGGTGGCCGACCGCGACGCCGTGCCGGTGCCGCTGCTGGCCGCGCCGGGGACGGAGGGCGACCGGCCGCTGGACCTCACCTTCGCGCAGCTCCGCAGCCTGTCGCCGGTCCATCTCGACTATCACCGCAACATGGGGGTCAACGGCTCGCTGTCCGTGTCGATCATGAAGGGCGGCGTGCTCTGGGGGCTGATCGTCGGCCACCACCGCCGGCCGCATGCCATCGGGCCGGCGGAGCGGGTGCTGACCGGCGTGGTGGCGGACGCCTTCAGCCTGGGGCTGGAGGCGACCGAGAGCGCGGTCGAGCGGGCGGCGCGGGCCGAGCATGTGGCGCTGCATGCCCGGCTGCTGGAGCAGATCGCCGGGGCGGACAATTTCGTCGACGCCATCACCCGCGGGCCGGTGACGCTGACCGACCTGTTCTATGCCTCCAGCGGCGCCGCCGTGGTGGACGGGGAGAAGGTCGTTACGCTGGGCGACGCACCGCCGCAGGGCGCGCTGAAGCCGCTGGTCGCGTGGCTGCGGGCCGCGGTGCGCGAGGACGTCTACGCCACCGACTGCCTCAGCGCCGTCTTCCCGTCCTTCGCCGCCTTCACCGACCGGGCGAGCGGCCTGCTCGTCCTGTTCCTCGGCGAGAACCGCCAGCACGCCATCCTGTGGTTCCGGCCCGAGCTGCCGCGCACCATCGCCTGGGGCGGCGACCCCAACAAGCCGCTCGATCCGCAAAACCCGACGCTGGTCCTGCCGCGCCAGTCCTTCGAGCGCTGGCTGGAGGTGAAGCGCGGCCACTCGCGGCCCTGGCCCGCCTGGAAGCTGGAGATCGCGCGCAGCCTGCGCGCCGCCCTGACCGACGTGATCCTGCGCCAGCTTCGCCGCGACGCCGATCTGCAGGCGGAGATGCTGCGCGCCAACCGGGCCAAGTCGGACTTCCTGTCCAACATGAGCCACGAGCTGCGCACGCCGCTGAACGCCGTCATCGGCTATTCGGAGCTGCTGCTGGAGTCGCTGTCCGGGACGCTGAGCGACCGGCAGCGCGCCTCGATGCAGAGCATCGCGGTGGCCGGCCGCCACCTGCTCGACCTCGTGAACGACATCCTCGACCTGTCGAAGATCGAAGCCGGCCGGTTCGAGCTGGCGGAGGAGACGATCGACCTGGTGGAGACGATCGGGCAGATCCATGCGACCGTCGAGCGTTCGCTGGGCGACGGCGGCCTGCGGTTCGAGGCCGTGCTGCCGTCCCCCGGCCCCCGGCTTCTCGGCGACGCCAAGGCGGTGCGGCAGATGCTGCTGAACCTCGTCACCAATGCCATCACCCACACGCCGGCCGGCGGCCGCATCCTGGTGTCGGTGGCCGTGGAGGCGGACGGGCTGGACGTCGCCGTCGAGGATACCGGGATCGGCATCGCGCCGGAGCATCAGGCGCTGGTGTTCGAGCCCTTCCGCCAGGTCGCCGGGGCGGGGGCGCCGCGCCGCGGCCAGGGGGGCGGCACCGGCCTCGGCCTGCCGATCGTGCGGTCGCTGGTCGAGGCGCATGGCGGACGCATCTCGCTCAGCAGCGAAGCGGGGAGGGGCTGCCGCTTCGTCCTGCATTTCCCGGCCGGGCGTGTCGTCCAGGCTCCGTTGCATATTTAG